The following proteins come from a genomic window of Miscanthus floridulus cultivar M001 chromosome 2, ASM1932011v1, whole genome shotgun sequence:
- the LOC136540836 gene encoding uncharacterized protein: MLSSLASSTKCCGRTDERKMAATILSSCSSLPRATAKLAGVPRSSSYYTQLTLFSRHPFEKAAAAAAAFQKLPPELLRLSYAARNNKHARTSCGRATDNDQAAPAAAQETTANTPPPPASPVPSAERSPVTPGNNGQPQQPVANANANGSAPSEPPKRAPLTARERLRAARVLGKYAEPSAKGSSSSSSKSAKPEFGSGVLDALREADAKKGGAGGGRRGSRLPEAPGNLFDDSKRGMPKEGWTFELPFGVDVFLVLVSFTLITTIMFGTAFLVWKLGAIHFNEY; this comes from the exons ATGCTATCTTCACTGGCCTCGAGCACAAAATGCTGTGGCCGAACGGATGAGAGGAAGATGGCTGCCACCATCCTCAGCTCCTGCTCCTCCCTGCCCAGGGCTACTGCAAAA CTAGCAGGAGTGCCAAGATCTTCGTCGTACTACACCCAGCTGACCCTTTTCTCGAGGCATCCCTTTGAGAAGGCGGCGGCAGCAGCTGCAGCCTTCCAGAAGCTCCCGCCCGAGCTCCTCCGGCTGAGCTACGCGGCGAGGAATAACAAGCATGCAAGAACCAGCTGCGGGCGGGCCACGGACAACGACCAGGCGGCGCCGGCCGCGGCTCAAGAAACAACAGCCAACACCCCTCCTCCTCCAGCCTCTCCCGTTCCCAGCGCCGAGAGATCCCCGGTGACGCCCGGCAATAACGGCCAGCCGCAGCAGCCGGTCGCCAACGCCAACGCCAACGGCAGCGCGCCGAGCGAGCCGCCGAAGCGGGCGCCGCTGACGGCGCGGGAGCGGCTGCGGGCGGCGCGCGTACTGGGCAAGTACGCGGAGCCGTCGGCAaaggggtcgtcgtcgtcgtcgtcaaaaTCGGCCAAGCCGGAGTTCGGGAGCGGCGTGCTGGACGCGCTGCGCGAGGCGGACGCGAAGAAGGGCGGGGCCGGGGGCGGGCGGCGCGGGTCGCGGCTGCCCGAGGCGCCGGGCAACCTGTTCGACGACAGCAAGCGCGGGATGCCCAAGGAGGGGTGGACGTTCGAGCTGCCGTTCGGGGTGGACGTGTTCCTCGTCCTCGTCTCCTTCACgctcatcaccaccatcatgttCGGCACCGCCTTCCTCGTGTGGAAGCTCGGCGCCATACACTTCAACGAGTACTAG
- the LOC136540837 gene encoding dnaJ protein ERDJ3A-like, which yields MGIPLRSLLVASLVLSSVVLHVAAAKTIDPYKVLGVDKNASQRDIQKAFHKLSLKYHPDKNKGKGAQEKFEEINNAYEILSDEEKRKNYDLYGDEKGNPGFGGGNFGNHEGYTYFGGGPKSSHFTSGNGWQTMGGQGNTKTFSFSFGGKPGASGGNPFGGGLDLGDVFSNLFGGGSMGDSHFGGSTGSARANTGTSGQHSGTAKIQDITTQVFNKEVADQGTTWLLLFYTPQSKGQFVLESVMQDVVHSLDGALRAGKVNCDNEKSLCKRSGVSIGKSARLFIYSYATTEKGSLHEYSGEHDAKSLKTFCQEHLPRFSKRVDIGQFSFPLNVLPNLPQVLLLSSKKDTPAMWRAISGMFRNRLIFYDAEVHDVSHPLLKSLGVKNLPAVIGRTVNGEELLLKDGISVKDLRSGIKELKTLLESFEKKNKKLSSNQANKKPSSQWEEKKVPLLTASNFEEICGEKTSVCIIGVFGSNKAKGQLETVLSEISKTTLIRGQNYNSRNAVSYALLDKDKQSAFLSSFDKSGYKSSDKLLIAYKPRRGRFAVYDDEVTLEEAERFVGSVLNGDVQLSSTKQKPVLR from the exons ATGGGGATTCCCCTCCGGTCTCTCCTCgtcgcctcgctcgtcctcagtTCGGTAGTCTTGCACGTCGCAGCGGCCAAAACTATAGATCCGTACAAG GTTCTAGGAGTTGACAAGAATGCTAGCCAACGGGATATTCAGAAAGCCTTTCACAA GCTTTCTCTAAAATACCACCCTGACAAGAATAAAGGCAAGGGTGCGCAGGAAAAATTTGAAGAAATAAACAATG CATATGAGATTCTATCTGATGAAGAGAAGCGGAAAAACTATGACCTCTACGGGGATGAGAAGGGTAACCCTGGATTTGGTGGTGGAAATTTTGGAAATCATGAGGGCTATACATACTTTGGTGGTGGCCCCAAGTCCAGTCATTTCACATCTGGTAATGGATGGCAAACAATGGGTGGTCAAGGAAATACAAAAacgttttccttttcttttggtGGTAAACCTGGGGCCAGTGGTGGAAACCCGTTTGGTGGTGGTTTAGATCTTGGTGATGTTTTCTCGAACCTTTTTGGTGGTGGATCAATGGGTGATAGCCATTTTGGTGGATCAACTGGCTCAGCTAGAGCCAACACTGGAACTTCTGGTCAGCATTCTGGCACTGCCAAGATTCAGGATATCACCACACAAGTTTTCAATAAAGAAGTAGCTGACCAAGGAACTACTTGGCTTCTGTTATTTTATACACCCCAGTCAAAAGGTCAATTTGTGCTAGAGAGTGTCATGCAGGACGTGGTCCATTCACTGGATGGTGCTCTGAGG GCTGGTAAGGTCAACTGTGACAATGAAAAATCTCTTTGCAAAAGGTCTGGTGTTTCAATAGGGAAATCGGCCCGCCTCTTCATCTATTCATATGCTACTACAGAGAAAGGGTCTTTGCATGAGTATTCTGGAGAACATGATGCTAAGAGCTTGAAGACATTTTGTCAAGAACACCTGCCAAGATTCTCAAAACGAGTAGATATTGGCCAATTCAGCTTCCCTTTAAATGTTCTACCAAACCTTCCTCAAGTGCTCTTACTATCGAGTAAGAAGGACACACCAGCAATGTGGCGTGCTATCAGTGGGATGTTCCGCAATCGATTAATTTTTTATGATGCTGAG GTTCATGATGTTTCTCATCCGCTTCTCAAAAGTCTTGGCGTGAAGAATCTTCCAGCTGTAATTGGCCGAACCGTGAATGGTGAGGAGCTCCTTCTGAAGGATGGCATTTCGGTGAAAGATCTCAGATCTGGTATCAAGGAATTGAAGACACTGCTAGAAAGTTTTGAGAAGAAGAATAAGAAGCTGTCATCGAATCAAGCTAACAAGAAACCTTCCAGTCAATGGGAAGAAAAAAAGGTGCCTCTCCTCACAGCCTCCAACTTTGAGGAAATCTGTGGAGAGAAGACTTCAGTATGCATCATTGGTGTTTTCGGGTCAAACAAAGCCAAGGGACAGCTTGAAACAGTCCTGTCTGAG ATATCTAAGACGACTCTGATAAGGGGGCAGAACTATAATTCCAGAAATGCAGTCTCCTATGCTTTGTTGGATAAGGACAAACAATCTGCATTCCTGTCATCGTTTGATAAGTCTGGATATAAGTCATCTGACAAGCTGCTCATTGCCTACAAGCCTCGCCGGGGGAGGTTCGCGGTGTACGACGACGAGGTGACACTGGAAGAAGCTGAAAGGTTCGTGGGATCTGTTTTGAACGGAGACGTTCAACTGTCATCGACCAAACAAAAGCCTGTCCTTAGGTAG